The Bacteroidetes Order II. bacterium genome contains the following window.
GCTACCGCCGAGACCTCCGACGCGCCGAGTATGGCGATGAACGAGACCCTGCCATTGCCGCGTTTTTCGAGGAAATGGCCCCGCTGAACAACGCCGGAAAAATCACCAAGCCGCTTTTTGTGGTACAAGGTGGAAACGACCCACGCGTGCCACGCACCGAAGCGACACAAATGGTACAAACCGTCCGCAAAAATAATAGCCCCGTTTGGTACCTCGAAGCCAAAGATGAAGGACATGGCTTCCGAAAAAAGAACAATGTGGACTTTCAGTTCTATTCCACCATCCAGTTTATTCGACAGTATTTAACAAATGAATGAATAAATATAATAATTAAATAAGCTGTAAAAGCGAAATCTACTTATGTAGATTTCGCTTTTTTATAACTGTTTCCGCAATTTAACTTCATTTTAAAAAAGCATTTTAAAAAGTTATTTATTATCCCTAATAACTTTTGTTAAGTTATCGCGATATGTACTCCCTACCGGCAGGCTTTTCATACCAATTTTTAACATTTTTTTTTCAACCATAGATATCTTCTTTACATTAACCAAATATGATTTATGAATTCGAATGAAATGTCTTTCTGCTAATAATTCTTCAAGGGATTTCAGGGCGTTTAAGGAAATAACTTGTTCTCCATTTTCAAGGTGATACATTACATATTCCCTTAAACCCTCTATGTAAAGAATATCATTATATTTAATCTTAACAGTTTTATAACCAGATTTTACCCAAAACAAATCATCTTCTACTGGTACACGTCCATTGACCTTATTACCCATACGTTCCTTTGCTCTAGTTATAGCCATCAAGAAACGGTCGTAGCTAAAGGGTTTCAACAAATAATCAACAACCCCTAAATCAAACCCCTCTATCGCAAATTGGTTATATGCAGTTGTTAAAATTGTGTAAGGTTTTATATTTAAATTTCTATACAAATCTAAGCCACTCATTTCAGGAAGATTAATATCCAGAAACACGATATCTGGTTGATTCTTTTGCAAATATGTCAATGCTAAATCGGCATTTGAGAACATAGATAGCAAGGTTAAACCTTGCGTTATTTCAATATATTTAATCAAAAGTTGTGTAGCAGGGAATTCATCTTCAATGATGACACAAGTTGCATTCATATATTTATAGAGAATGAAAGTTTTGCATGAAACAAGGCGTTATTGTTATTATCTAACGAGAGAACATATCTACCTGGGAATAACAATTCAAGTCGTTTTCGTAAATTATCCAGGCCTACTCCTGAAGAATTGGTACTCTTTGATCGCCCTATAAAATTTTCAGTTGTTACCTCAACTTGTCCATTCTGTTCTTTTATCTCTATTTTAAAAAAAGGGCTCTTAACACCAGCCGTCCCGTGTATAAACATATTTTCGATGAGCGGTAGTATAAGCAATGGTGGAACCATCAAACCTGCTGAAGTTGTATTTACAGTAAAATCAAAATTTGAATAATCATATTTAACAAGCTGCAATGCACAAAATTTTTTCAGAAAATCAATATCTTTTTCCAAAGTTATCAAACTAGTATTCGATTCATATAATATATAACGCATTAAATCAGATAGTTGAAGAATTAATTGAGGTGCACGAGAATCTCCAACAAAAGAGAACGAATATATATTGTTTAGAGCATTAAAGAAGAAATGTGGATTTAATTGTGTTCTTAACAAAGACAATGATTGTATATTCTGTTCATTTGATACAAGCACTTTATTGATAAAAACTGCCATCATATCATAAAAAAAAGTTATCAAAACAGTAATCAATATTGTAATAAATCTTAACAAGATATAACGATTAGAATAAAAATAATCAACAATATCTAATGAAAATTTTTTTGCAATATAACTATTTATACTAACTAATAAAGACAGTGAAACACATAATAGAATAATTACCCCAAGAACATACAATATTAATGACTTATGTTTATAATAATATTTAGAAAACAATACTAGACTATTAACAACTCCTGCTAAAATAGCAATTGTGTATGTCACAAATGACAATAAAATAACTGCATAAATAGAAATATTTAATAAACTATAATCTATAATTGTAATAACCACAAGCATACATGTTGTAGAAATTATTACATTTTTCAACAAAACAAAATTATTATCTTTAGGGAATATTATTTTCCCCCATAATGCCATACAATCTTTTTCAAACAAAAGATTTATTAATCTTTTTTTAAGATTCATAATCTGATTTATTATGGATGAACTTCAATGACATTGGTCAGGGTGCTATAACTTCCAAATATCCCTACACCACCCGCCAGATGCGTAATAGCATTGGGCATTTCTCCTGGCCCAAAACGCCCAAATTGCTGCTGCTGTTGGGATTGCGAGCGATAAAAATCCACCATGTTTTGATCTATGTTGTGTAGATTGACCCTTGTTCTACCAAAATGGGTAATAGAAATCCATAGCATGTTAATGACAATGTTACCAGTGATATCTTTCTCATAATTGTCTTCATTAAAGAGCGGAGAAGAATAGACATGTGGTGTTTCATCCAGATTGAAGGGGTTGTTTCCGGGCTTCCAAAAGGGAACAACCCTATCCTCTTGCGCATCTAAACTTTCTGCCGAAAAAATATAATGGCACTTGGCCTCGTGTTCTTTTTTACATGGGCTAATAGTGGCTTGATAGGAAGGCGATTGTTCGTACCGAAACGTTTTCCCATTTGTATTAACCAATCTCAAAACATCCGGCACGACGGTTTCTCCTGTGATCATTTTGTTTTGTTCCAATAGCGTTACTTCAATGCGGTACTGTCTATTTGGTAGTACGGTCTTAAGGCTGCTTGTGGGAAGATACGAACCCGACACCTCGGATGACAGGGCATAAAAAATGGTTTCCTCAATCTGACCGTTTTTATCTATCAAGTGGATCTTGACTTGGGCTTTGGGAGGAACATATGTATCGGGAAAAACGGCCTCGTGTACAAACAAGGTCTCCCTCACGGATACAGGCGGGAAAGGCGCTTCTGCCTGAAGATAGGCTTCAACAAGGGGCAGGCGTGTTTCAGATGGAGCAGCGGAATCACATCCCGAAAGGACTGCGATGGTTAGGGTCAAACACCAACGAAAAATGAAATCAAAAAATCGCATGGAACGACAGGTTAGGAATAAAAGGAAGTTGACGGACAGCTACTCTTCCGGGTTCCGTTTTTTGGATATTATAAGTGTAATACCATACATTTCGGTGGTTGTACACATTAAACAAACTACAGGTCCATTTTTTTAAAAACCCCCACCTCGATAGGCTGCTTTTGGAGACATTAAAGTCTAACCGATGATAAGCTGGTAGGGTGCTATTGTTAAGCGCAGGAGAAAACCAGACAGTCCCACCGATATTATTAAAGGTAGTCCCAAACGGATTGGGCAATTGGGCATAACCCGTTGGTCGGGTATAGGGCTGGCCGCTGGCCCAGGTAAAGAAGGTTCCAATTTGCCATTTCTTATTCAGGTCAAAAGCAGCATTTAGGGTAAGGTCATGTAATCGGTTATACCGTGGTTGAAAGTACCTACCGTTATTCAGGGCATCAAACCGACGAGTCGTTTGGCTTAAGACATAAGTCGCATTCCATTGTAGTCGTTCATTGGTTTTGGCGCGTATCTGAATCTCCAAACCTCTGGCTTTTCCTTCGCCCCAAACCAATAATTCGGCATAGGGTTTATTGCCTAAATCGGCCAAGAACGGATCTAAGGTAAATATCCGAGACATCTTTCGATAATAAGCATCGAACTGAATCTCCACCTGTTTGTCGGGTCGGTATTTGGTGCCGATGGAAAATTGTTGGGTGGTAGAGGGAGATTTATCTTCGGGAAGTAACAACCAAGCATCAAAGCCAGAGAATGCCTCATTCGACACCAAGGAGAGCCATTGGTGAGAACGGTTATACGCCACTTCGTGCTGCCATGCTCCTTGTGCTTTTTGGATGACCACACGTGGTTCTGGATAGAAATGGCCATCGGCTGTTCGGGTTGTTCGGATTCCCCATTGCACCCCGAAGCCATGTGGAAAATTTCTGTTTCGTTGGAGGTATCCCAAGAGTTGTCTTCCAGAGTGATTCGGCAGTTCAACATATATTCCGGCAAACCAATCTTGCCAAATCATATCGGTTTGGGTTGTTTTAAGACCTGCTTCCCAAGCGGCATTTGGCTGCTCCCACATCCAACTGAGTTCTGCCCCTGTTTCGTGTACGCGACTATCCCGCTTTGCACCCGTATCTCCCAATGTACCCACTGGCTTGCCATGATACCTCGATTGCGTAAGTCGGAGGCGAATCAGTTTCCCTTTTTGATATACAGTCCGGGCTTCGGCCACCTGAAGTGCATTTTTGTACCAAAGATCCAACCCTAAGCCATTTAGCAGTGACATTTTCAAGGCATCTTCGCTGGAAAAATGCGTGACGTGTACCGAGGTTTTGCGACCAATGGCTATTTTTAAGCGCAAATTCAGGTCTCTAAAGCCCAGTTTTTCCGGTATATCAGTGTTAGAATCGTTCAACAGGTTTAAAACCGGATTGAGGGTAGAGACCCTCCCGCCAAGCATCCAATGCAAACGGTTATATTTTCCTGTCGTACTTCCTTTGAAACTGAGCAGCCCCAAAGAAACCGAGGTTTCGGGTTTTCCGCCCTCTTTACTCTCTAAGGATAAGACGCTTCCCATGCGTCCCCCCAGAGAGGCAGGAGCACCACCTTTATGCAGCGTCACGGTTGAAATGGCTTCGGGATTGAAAGCGGAAAAAAATCCAAAAAAATGACTGGGATTAAACACCGTTGCTCCATCTAAGAGGATGAGTGTTTGGTCTGGGCTTCCACCCCGGATGTAGAGACCACTCGAGAAGTCGGACGATTGCTTGACACCGGGTATCATACGCAGTGATCGGAAGATATCCGCCTCCAAAACAGTGGGCGCACCCGCCAGGTCGCTCACCTGAAGAGAATTTGTAGATAAAGGAGGGGCGAATTTATGCTTTTCCCCTGTAATGTCCACCGACCAAATGGTACTTCTTAATGCACAACGAAGGCTTTTTTCGGTATCCGACACCTTCAGAATCGTAGGTTCAAAACCAGGAAAGCTGCACACAATCTGCGTGGGTGTACCTGCAAAGAAAAATCGCCCTAAAGAGTCGGCTTGTGTAATGAACCGACCAGATGTTAGACTTATATTCGCGAAGGGGATGCTCTGGCCAGTTTCACCGTCTAAGACCACGCCATGTACATTTTGTGCTAAAAGGGTTATTGAGGAACCCCAAAGAAAAAGCACCGTGAACCGAAAAGATTTCATTTCAGGAGAGGGTTAAATATCAGGAAGTTGGATTGAATAAGTTGCCCAATACCGATCCTAAATTGATTTCGCCTTTATACGAACGAAACAGTTTAAAGGGATTTGGGAACAACTCCTTCAACATGACCCCGCTAATGGCTTTCACATGTGGTCTAAGCGCACCCCAGTTTCGGATAAAAAACCCAATAGGGGGCTTCACGCGGTAGGTAAATTTTGAAGGGTCACTTAGGTTTAAGTGAATGCCTTTCCGGTCTAGTTGAAAGTGAATGCCACCCTTGATCTCGCTCGCTTCTATTTCGGTAAGGGCATTTTGCTGAAAAGAGTTAATTTTCATGACTTTGTTGTTTGAGATACTAAAGCCCTCTATCCTTAGGGGACAAAGGGCTGTCACACCGTGCAGATTAACCATGTAAAATGCTTATTTTTTGAACAGTGAGAACAAGTTTTTGAAGATGCTATTGGTTCCAAAGAGTCCGGTTGAGTTCAGCGTATTCCGGAAATTGCGGATATCTTGAATAGAAAACCGGATGGCATCCCCAATGCCAAATTGCAAACTACCAGTTTGATTCCAGTCCAACTGCACCCCTTTTCCAGTAAACTGAACCAAAAGACCACCTTTTACATCGTGGGCTTGTTCATCGGAAATGGCAAACTCTTGAAGGTTGTGGGTATTGTTTTTCATGTTTCTAATTGGTTATTAATCGTGCCTACTCTTGCGGATTTTCGGCTATCTCCTGTATTTGCCTCCTATGATACCTACCTGAGGCCAAGAGATTACCCCCGAAAGAAGGCTTTCAATCAGTAGGTCTTTTTTTGCAACGAAGAAAGGAAAAAGTGCAACGAGAACC
Protein-coding sequences here:
- a CDS encoding sensor histidine kinase, encoding MNLKKRLINLLFEKDCMALWGKIIFPKDNNFVLLKNVIISTTCMLVVITIIDYSLLNISIYAVILLSFVTYTIAILAGVVNSLVLFSKYYYKHKSLILYVLGVIILLCVSLSLLVSINSYIAKKFSLDIVDYFYSNRYILLRFITILITVLITFFYDMMAVFINKVLVSNEQNIQSLSLLRTQLNPHFFFNALNNIYSFSFVGDSRAPQLILQLSDLMRYILYESNTSLITLEKDIDFLKKFCALQLVKYDYSNFDFTVNTTSAGLMVPPLLILPLIENMFIHGTAGVKSPFFKIEIKEQNGQVEVTTENFIGRSKSTNSSGVGLDNLRKRLELLFPGRYVLSLDNNNNALFHAKLSFSINI
- a CDS encoding response regulator transcription factor; its protein translation is MNATCVIIEDEFPATQLLIKYIEITQGLTLLSMFSNADLALTYLQKNQPDIVFLDINLPEMSGLDLYRNLNIKPYTILTTAYNQFAIEGFDLGVVDYLLKPFSYDRFLMAITRAKERMGNKVNGRVPVEDDLFWVKSGYKTVKIKYNDILYIEGLREYVMYHLENGEQVISLNALKSLEELLAERHFIRIHKSYLVNVKKISMVEKKMLKIGMKSLPVGSTYRDNLTKVIRDNK
- a CDS encoding TonB-dependent receptor plug domain-containing protein → MKSFRFTVLFLWGSSITLLAQNVHGVVLDGETGQSIPFANISLTSGRFITQADSLGRFFFAGTPTQIVCSFPGFEPTILKVSDTEKSLRCALRSTIWSVDITGEKHKFAPPLSTNSLQVSDLAGAPTVLEADIFRSLRMIPGVKQSSDFSSGLYIRGGSPDQTLILLDGATVFNPSHFFGFFSAFNPEAISTVTLHKGGAPASLGGRMGSVLSLESKEGGKPETSVSLGLLSFKGSTTGKYNRLHWMLGGRVSTLNPVLNLLNDSNTDIPEKLGFRDLNLRLKIAIGRKTSVHVTHFSSEDALKMSLLNGLGLDLWYKNALQVAEARTVYQKGKLIRLRLTQSRYHGKPVGTLGDTGAKRDSRVHETGAELSWMWEQPNAAWEAGLKTTQTDMIWQDWFAGIYVELPNHSGRQLLGYLQRNRNFPHGFGVQWGIRTTRTADGHFYPEPRVVIQKAQGAWQHEVAYNRSHQWLSLVSNEAFSGFDAWLLLPEDKSPSTTQQFSIGTKYRPDKQVEIQFDAYYRKMSRIFTLDPFLADLGNKPYAELLVWGEGKARGLEIQIRAKTNERLQWNATYVLSQTTRRFDALNNGRYFQPRYNRLHDLTLNAAFDLNKKWQIGTFFTWASGQPYTRPTGYAQLPNPFGTTFNNIGGTVWFSPALNNSTLPAYHRLDFNVSKSSLSRWGFLKKWTCSLFNVYNHRNVWYYTYNIQKTEPGRVAVRQLPFIPNLSFHAIF
- a CDS encoding DUF4249 family protein, whose translation is MRFFDFIFRWCLTLTIAVLSGCDSAAPSETRLPLVEAYLQAEAPFPPVSVRETLFVHEAVFPDTYVPPKAQVKIHLIDKNGQIEETIFYALSSEVSGSYLPTSSLKTVLPNRQYRIEVTLLEQNKMITGETVVPDVLRLVNTNGKTFRYEQSPSYQATISPCKKEHEAKCHYIFSAESLDAQEDRVVPFWKPGNNPFNLDETPHVYSSPLFNEDNYEKDITGNIVINMLWISITHFGRTRVNLHNIDQNMVDFYRSQSQQQQQFGRFGPGEMPNAITHLAGGVGIFGSYSTLTNVIEVHP